The following are from one region of the Accipiter gentilis unplaced genomic scaffold, bAccGen1.1, whole genome shotgun sequence genome:
- the LOC126036830 gene encoding olfactory receptor 14C36-like, with protein MSNSSSITQFFLLALADTRELQLLHFWLFLGIYLAALLANGLIITTVACDHRLHTPMYFFLLNLSLLDLGSISTIVPKAMANSLWDTRAISYAGCAAQLFLFVFLMSAEYFLLTVMAYDRYIAICKPLHYGTLLGSRACLHMAAAAWGSGFLYAVLHTANTFSLPLCRGNAVDQFFCEIPQILKLACSDAYLREAGVLAVCICFAFGCFVFIVLSYVQIFRAVLRVPSEQGRHKAFSTCLPHLAVVSLFVSTAVIAYLKPPSISSPSLDLLVALLYSVVPPVLNPLIYSMRNHEIKDALRKLITGCL; from the coding sequence atgtccaacagcagctccatcacccagttctTCCTCCTGGCACTTGCAGAcacacgggagctgcagctcttgcacttctggctcttcctgggcatctacctggctgccctgttgGCCAACGGCCTCATCATCACCACCGTAGCCTGTGACCATcgcctccacacacccatgtacttcttcctcctcaatctctccctccttgacctgggctccatctccaccattGTCCCCAAAGctatggccaactccctctgggacaccagggccatctcctatgcaggatgtgctgcacagctctttctgtttgtctttttgatgtcagcagagtattttcttctcactgtcatggcctacgaccgctacatcgccatctgcaaacccctgcactacgggaccctcctgggcagcagagcttgtctccacatggcagcagctgcctggggcagtgggttcctctatgctgtgctgcacactgccaatacattttcactacccctctgccgaggcaatgctgtggaccagttcttctgcgaaatcccccagatcctcaagcttgcctgctcagatgcctacctcagggaagctggggtacttgCAGTTTGTATCTGTTTtgcatttgggtgttttgttttcattgtgctgtcctatgtgcagatcttcagggctgtgctgagggtcccctctgagcagggccggcacaaagccttttccacctgcctccctcacctcgccgtggtctccttgtttgtaaGCACTGCTGTGATTGcttacctgaagcccccctccatctcctcgccgtccctggacctgctggtggcaTTACtatactcagtggtgcctccagtcttgaaccccctcatctacagcatgagaaaccatgagatcaaggatgccctgagaaaactaatcactgggTGCCTTTGA
- the LOC126036878 gene encoding olfactory receptor 14C36-like, whose amino-acid sequence MSNSSSITQFLLLAFADTRELQLLHFWLFLGLYLAALLGNDLIITAVACDHRLHTPMYFFLLNLSLLDLGSISTIVPKAMANSLWDTRAISYAGCAAQVFLFVFLISAEYFLLTVMAYDRYIAICKPLHYGTLLGSRACVHMAAAAWGSGFLYAVLNTANTFSLPLCRGNAVDQFFCEIPRILKLACSDAYLREAGVLVVGVCFGFGCFVFIVLSYVQIFRAVLRIPSEQGQHKAFSTCLPHLAVVSLFISTVMFAYLKPPSISSPSLDLLVAVLYSVVPPALNPLIYSMRNHEIKDALRKLITGCFSKRINCLLSSA is encoded by the coding sequence atgtccaacagcagctccatcacccagttcctcctcctggcatttgcagacacgcgggagctgcagctcttgcacttctggctcttcctgggactctacctggctgccctcttGGGCAATGACCTCATAATCACTGccgtagcctgtgaccaccgcctccacacacccatgtacttcttcctcctcaatctctccctccttgacctggGTTCCATCTCCACCattgtccccaaagccatggccaactccctctgggacaccagggccatctcctatgcaggatgtgctgcacaggtctttctgtttgtctttttgatctcagcagagtattttcttctcactgtcatggcctatgaccgctacatcgccatctgcaaacccctgcactacgggaccctcctgggcagcagagcttgtgtccacatggcagcagctgcctggggcagtgggttcctctatgctgtgctgaacactgccaatacattttcgCTACCCCTCTGCCGAGGCAATGCGGTGGACCAGtttttctgtgaaatcccccggatcctcaagctcgcctgctcagatgcctacctcagggaagctggggtacttgtagttggtgtctgttttggatttggatgttttgttttcattgtgctgtcctatgtgcagatcttcagggctgtgctgaggatcccctctgagcagggacagcacaaagccttttccacctgcctccctcacctcgctgtggtctccttgtttaTCAGCACTGTCatgtttgcctacctgaagcccccctctatctcctccccatccctggacctgctggtggcagttctgtactcagtggtgcctccagccttgaaccccctcatctacagcatgagaaaccatgagatcaaggatgccctgagaaaactaatcactggatGTTTTTCCAAACGAATAAACTGCCTCTTGTCTTCTGCATAG
- the LOC126036839 gene encoding olfactory receptor 14J1-like, producing MSNGSSTTQFLLLAFADTRELQLLHFWLFLGIYLAALLANGLIITTVACDHRLHTPMNFFLLNLSLLDLGSISTTVPKAMANSLWDTRAISYAGCAAQVFLFIFLISAEYFLLTVMAYDRYVAICKPLHYGTLLGSRACVHMAAAAWGSGFLAAVLHTANTFSVPLCQGNAVDQFFCEIPQILKLACSDAYLREAGVLVVAVCFGFGCFVFILLSYVQIFRAVLRIPSEQGRHKSFSTCLPHLAVVSLFVSTGMFAYLKPPSISSPSLDLAVAVLYSVVPPAVNPLIYSMRNHEIKDALRKLITGCF from the coding sequence ATGTCCAATGGCAGCTCCaccacccagttcctcctcctggcatttgcagacacacgggagctgcagctcttgcacttctggctcttcctgggtatctacctggctgccctcctggccaacggcctcatcatcaccacagtagcctgtgaccaccgcctccacacacccatgaacttcttcctcctcaacctctccctccttgacttgggctccatctccaccactgtccccaaagccatggccaactccctctgggacaccagggccatctcctatgcaggatgcgctgcacaggtctttctgttcatctttttgatctcagcagagtattttcttctcactgtcatggcctatgaccgctatgttgccatctgcaaacccctgcactacgggaccctcctgggcagcagagcttgtgtccacatggcagcagctgcctggggcagtgggtttctcgctgctgtgctgcacactgccaatacattttcagtacccctctgccaaggcaatgctgtggaccagttcttctgcgaaatcccccagatcctcaagcttgcctgctcagatgcctacctcagggaagctggggtacttgtagttgctgtctgttttggatttgggtgttttgttttcattttgctgtcctatgtgcagatcttcagggcggtactgaggatcccctctgagcagggacggcacaaatccttttccacctgcctccctcacctcgccGTGGTCTCCTTGTTCGTAAGCACTGGCatgtttgcctacctgaagcccccctccatctcctcgccatccctggacctggcggtagcagttctgtactcagtggtgcctccagctgtgaaccccctcatctacagcatgagaaaccatgagatcaaggatgccctgagaaaactaatcactggatGCTTTTGA